cacgcacgcacacacacacacacacacacacacacacacacacacacacacacacacacacacacacacacacacacacacacacacacacacacacacacacacacacacacacacacacacacacacacacgaccctcACTACTTGTAAGTCTTCTGCACTGTTGGACCATCAGCTGtttagagaggaaggaaggatatGGGTTAGGGTCATGGTTAGGGTTTGTGTGTAGGGTGGGGTGGATGACCTTCGTTTTCTTACTGCTCCCCACTTCCCACACAGCCGGCCACTCTGCTTTCATGTTTTGTGTTAACGGCACCAGCAAAATTCTTGATTGCTAGAGTGAGTTAGTGTGTTTCTATCTCAGAGTTAGGCGTGTGTGTACAGCCCCTTCTCCCTAATCCTCTGCTCACCAGACTGATTGTTGGTCTGCACAGTGTGTTTGCAAATTACGTCTGGCgctctgttcagaggtgctaagtactcttGGCTGGCAGCCGCTCGACAAACCTACTGGTCTGTGCTTGTCAAAACCctgttttcctgtgttttatatatgtttacacactacgaggttggaataatagcatgaaattgtgaaaatgttgataatgcccttttagtgtaggaACTGTTTGAAAAggccgcctgaaatttcagcctctTTTGGTGGAATGGAGTTTTGGACTGCCTGGTGACAGTTTATAAGCCATTAAGAAAGAAAGttacaaacctctctgccaacaaCAGCTACAGtgccccttgacttgttccacatttgtGACCAACCGGCTCGATTTGGCCGGTCACATGTGCCCGAATTTGtcacatgggccgaatacaacaggtgcagacctgactgtgaaatgcttacttacaagcccttaaccaacaatgcagttcaagaaatagagttaagaaaatatttactaaataaactaaagtacaaaagaaaagaaaaagaaacCCAATAAAATGACATATTATCACACACTCAGTCATAGCACAGGAGTCTTACTGGAAGGAAGGAGTAACCCCTCTGAGGTCTCTCTCCCACAGTTCAAGGCCAAGCATATATGCTATGTGTAGTGTGAATAACATTTACCCTTACACCATTCATAATTCAAGGAATATTACTCAGAAATATGAGGACTACGGTTTGTATCCATTTGAACAATGGTAACAATTTCagtttaatttatttaaaaatcCCCTGTATTtaatttgtacctttatttaactaggcaagtcagttaagaacaaattcttattttcaatgatggcctaggaacagtgggttaactgcctgttcaggggcagaacgacagatttgtaccctgccagcttgggggtttgaacttgcaaccttccggttactagtccaatgctctaaccactaggcttccctgcCACCCCAGGTTATTCACCACAGTGAACATGAGCAATGTTGCCTCCACTCCCCCTAAAATTCAACTAGGAATAAGTTTGTTAGTTATACGACAATGACGATGGTCAATGCTACTGACTCCCCTCTAACCTTGTTCCCAGCATTAGCCTTTGGTAGGAGTGAGATTGCTGGCTCCCCTACACTCATGTCCTTCCTTGTATGTTACAGGAGCACATCAACCACTTCTCCTGTTTTAGACTGTTGATAATTATTAGAATAAACCTGAGTTTCAAAGAATCATGAATAATCCTATGAGAGCCCagtcacaaaaacacactaaCGTCTTCCCCAGGCTCAATTGCTAGAGCCGATACAATTTGTATGCGGCTGTGGTTAGGGCTGGATGTGGGTAGATGTTCGACCGTTCTGATGAAATAACTTATCTGCTGCACTAAAAACTGCTGTAAGATTTGACCCATTAAATTGAGTGAGAATTTAATCTGATTTTAAATCCACATGAGACATTTGGACATGTCAGATGACTGAGTGATAGAGTTTAGTTTCCCATCATATCCTCTATTTTATTTCCCCTCTCGTCTCCTAACTTCTCTCCTGTTAACACAGCATACGCATGGATCAGAAAGGAGACTGGACAGATTTAGTGTCAGTGTTTTATTTAGACAGCTTCAGAGGTTAGTGGTCACATGGCTGTTATAAGGGCACAGCAATAGACACACATAAGATCCACACTACAAACCTTATAGTCTAGTAGTCCACTCAATCTAGCACATTATagatagaaaacacacacacattctcaataCAATATCATCTGTTATGATTTAATAAATGCAACAAATTAAAAAATACTTCACAAAACATTCAGTGCTAGCTTATAGAAAAGTACAGGCTGATGGCAAAACAAGCATTAGTTGTTAGAAAAATTTAGTTTATAAAAAGGAGAGGTGTGTTTGTTGTTTCTAGTTGTGTCTGagagtttctgtgtgtttctgagtgtgtCCGCTTCGGTGTGTATCAAGGCACGTTAGCCCTGGCCTTGTATCTCTCCAGATGGCGTGTCAGGTCTTCAAGTCTCATGTCCTTTAGCTGAACCAAGTGTTCCAGTCTGTTCACCTTGATCTGCaggatctacacacacacacacacacacacacacacacacacacacacacggatagtGACACAttcccactacactacactcagAAAGTGTCACTCAAGAGGCCAGATTACACCTGTAACCCTGCCGcccaaagagtgtgtgtgtgtgtgtgtacctccacAGTCTCCTGTAGGGCAAGTAGAGCTTGCTCCTTCTCCTCCAGCACAAGACGGATGGTTGGGTCCACCTGAGAACCTAGcacagtgctacacacacacacattatagaaAAGTCCAGATTGTACAATATGTTTTGCTGTTGTGCTGCACATCTCAGAGGATTACTATAACAAATGAATATGGTTCCTCCTCCAGATGTCTGAGGTCTGATAATCTGTGCAGCATGACTACGGTGGGATGACCTGGAACACATCCATTACATTTAAAGACTGACACACCGTGAGTGCTAGTAGTaccttgtcttgtctgtgtgttggtgtacgtgtgccctctcctctttcttcttgGGAGGTGGCTCTGAGGGACACagaagatggagaaacagagacaatccACTGagtgatgttacatttgcacCACAAATCTAATCTGTctatcttgtctgtctgtctgcccgtccGTCAGCAGTAGAAGGATGCCTCTCTATCCGTGTGTCTATCGGTACGTCAGCAGGAGAAGGTAGATAGAACAGTGAGACTACTGGCTTTGGGCTGAGAGGACACAGCCTGGGCATCCTATGGACTGAATGGGAGGTCTGGGGGGTTAGGGTTTGcttacagacaacagacagagttaCATGGATACTTCTAATGGAGACAGTGATGTTGTTGGATGCTCCCATACATTCTCAGCCCTTTAAAGGTCATTACTGACCGCAGTGGCTCCTGAcccacttttgtgtgtgtgtgtgtgtgtctttgtctctgtgCGTGTGCAGCTGACCAAGTTCTGACTCAGTCACCTCCTCTAAATACCAACTAACTGAAGGTGCTGAGTATATCTGGGTCAGCAGAGGAGTCACCCTATGTATAACTGTGTCACATTATACAAGTGTTTGTCTTCACtgcagagagagaaccaacagctcTGTACACACTGCCTGAGTCAGGGGTTAGGTCAGGGATCAGGTTTCTGTACCTGTGAGAGGTTTCTCTCGGTTTCTGTTGTTGTAGTATTCCACATCCTAGGAGACAGAAGAATAGttagtgtgtttttattttacacCTCTGTTCTATTCTCTACCCTATGAACAGGGACTGGATGTGTGCATGATGAGAATGAAATGTTTGATCAGCAAAGGTTGTTTGATCGAATGTTagatggtcacacacacacacacacacacacaccagtgtgtCTTCAGTGCATTGCTGTCTCTTGTCGTCAATCCTTTCTCGGAGCGAACACAGGACAGGCTCTATTACTCCAGCAGTGCTCACCACTATCctcttcacagtctcctctgGGATGTGGAAGTTCAGCTTGGAGAACACCTTCCTGTCAACATGGAAACACGCTGATTtggggtcagttttgcatttctccCACTAATGGTTAAAGTTAGATTGGGGGGAGGGGAGCTGTACCTAGATCTGTAGCTAGGGAACCCCCCCTGGCACGAGAGTAGAGGAAACATATGTTAATGTGTGCAATTAGCGCCATGCTAtggatctacagttgaagtcggaagtttacatacaccttagccaagtacatttaaactcagtttttccacaattcctgacatttaaaaaattccttgtcttaggtcagttagcatcaccactttattttaagaatgtaaatgtcagaataatagtagagagaatgatttatttcagcttttattttctttcatcacattcccagtgggtcagaagtttacatacactcaattagtatttggtagcattgcctttaaattgtttaacttgggtcaattcgtttctataggattgatgtcagggctttgtgatggccactccaataccttgactttgttgtctttaagccattttgccacaacttttgaagtatgcttggggtcattgtccatttggaagacccatttacgaccaagctgtAACtttatgtcttgagatgttgcttcaatatatccacattattttcctgCCTCaagatgccatccattttgtgaagtgcaccagtccctaatgcagcaaagcatccccacaacatgatgctgccatccccatgcttcacggttgggatggtgttcttcagcttgcaagcctcccacctttacctccaaacataacaatggtcattatggccaaacagttttatttttgtttcatcagaccagaggacatttcttaaaatctttgtccccatgtgcagttgcaaaccgtagtctgtattttttatggcggttttggagcagtggcttcttccttgctgagcagcctttcaggttatgtcgatataggactcatttttactgtggatatagatatctttgtaccggtttcctccagcatcttcacaaggtcccttgctgttgttctgggattgatttgcacttttgcaccaaagtacgttaatgtctaggagacagaacacgcctccttcctgagcggtatgacagctgcgtggtcccatggtgtttatacttgcgtactattgtttgtacagatgaacgtggtatcttcaggcgtttggaaattgctcccaaggatgaaccagacttgtgaaggtctacaatcttttgttgttgttgaggtcttggctgatttcttttgattttcccatgatgtcaagcaaagaggcactgagtttgaaggtaggccttgaaatacatccataggtacacctcaaaattgactcaaatgatgtcaattagcctatcagcagcttctaaagccatgacatcatttcctggaattatccaagctgtttaaaggcacagtcaacttagtgtatgtaaacttctgacccactggaattgtgatacagtgaattaaaagagaaataatctgtctgtcaacaattgttggaaaaatgacttgtgttatgcacaaagtagatgtcctaaacgacttgccaaaactacagtttgttaacaaaaaaatttgtggagtggttgaaaaacaagttttaatgacttcaacctaagtgtatgtaaacttccaccttcaactgtatatggctGGATCCAAAATGGCTGTGGTCCAACCCAGTGGTCAGTGAGTAGGAGTTCTCACGGCCCTGTGTAGTTGCTTAGAAGTAGAATACAGCATCAAATTCTCTACGattcccagacacacacacacacacacacacacacacacacacacacacacacacacacacacacacacacacacacacacacttgcctgTTGAGAGTGCCCCAGTTGCTGAGTTTTTGCTGTATAGAGTTGGCTGGGGTGTAGTTGTGAAGCTCCACCAGTTTGGGAAAGAAATACTTGACGACCTCGGCAGCCATCACTGGAACAAGGGCCGATATAAACAACACTACAATGACATGTTTCTGTCTGGACTAACTTTTCTTAGTTGACAACCACAGGACAGTGCTCAATGAAACTGACAACAGAAAGAAAAGTTATTCATTTAAACATTGAATAAATCATTTATTTGTAATAGATGAATCGTTTATAAATGATCAGCACCAAAGCTGTTGGTTAACTCAAGTACCTAAGTTATCCCCTAGGCCAGGGTTTCCCTCTGTCCTCAGAACCCCAAGGGGTgcatatattgtttttttttgccccagcactacacagctgattcaaataatcaactaatgatcaagctttgataatttgaatcagctgtgtagtgttagggcaaaaaacaaaacgtgcatcCCTTGGAGTCCAGAGGACCGAGTTTAGGAAACTCTACCCTAGGCCTAATCATTGTTAGCCACACCCCGCCTCCATCTCGCTCCactgctgctgcttcttcttctgtggttttTATATGGCATTTTGCAACCAACTTTAAGATGCtttaccgccaccaactggactggagtgtggaccagaAACAGGGAAGGTATAGCTCCTATCCATTATTCTCGTCTCCTCAATGAAATTAAGGAAACTAAATACTAATAACTACATAGTTCACCTATGCTTGGCTTTTCAACACCATTACTCCTCAAATCTGATAacaatctctccctttccctc
This window of the Oncorhynchus clarkii lewisi isolate Uvic-CL-2024 chromosome 1, UVic_Ocla_1.0, whole genome shotgun sequence genome carries:
- the LOC139416627 gene encoding sperm flagellar protein 1 — encoded protein: MDKELNEEILQDLFAWIDKIPLSRPKRNITRDFSDGVMAAEVVKYFFPKLVELHNYTPANSIQQKLSNWGTLNRKVFSKLNFHIPEETVKRIVVSTAGVIEPVLCSLRERIDDKRQQCTEDTLDVEYYNNRNREKPLTEPPPKKKEERAHVHQHTDKTSTVLGSQVDPTIRLVLEEKEQALLALQETVEILQIKVNRLEHLVQLKDMRLEDLTRHLERYKARANVP